One genomic segment of bacterium includes these proteins:
- a CDS encoding cupin domain-containing protein: MSQPVWRVFEVEDVVENLETSGTPYKEFLRVPSLSCGIYRLAAGAKDLQGPHDEDEVYFVLDGRARLRVDGEEQDVKRGSILYVRATSEHSFVEIVEDITLLVFFASGGPGNN; this comes from the coding sequence ATGTCGCAGCCGGTCTGGCGTGTCTTCGAAGTGGAGGACGTGGTCGAAAACCTCGAAACCAGCGGTACGCCCTACAAGGAATTCCTGCGCGTACCGTCCCTGTCGTGCGGCATCTACCGCCTGGCGGCCGGCGCCAAGGACCTCCAGGGCCCCCATGATGAGGACGAGGTCTATTTCGTCCTCGACGGCCGCGCCCGCCTCCGCGTCGATGGTGAGGAGCAGGACGTCAAGCGAGGCTCGATCCTCTATGTCCGTGCCACTTCCGAGCACTCCTTCGTCGAGATCGTCGAGGACATCACCCTGCTGGTGTTCTTCGCCTCGGGCGGCCCCGGAAACAATTGA